The proteins below are encoded in one region of bacterium:
- a CDS encoding aminotransferase class V-fold PLP-dependent enzyme, with amino-acid sequence MTRSLAELRCSPNALAPHYTSFNVAGRLLLTGHSHQAWPDAGFAAQQEAWLDAARYVDDKWEHAFDRVQRVQRGYAALLADDDGDITLAANTHELVVRFLSALPLRERPRLVTTDAEFHTIRRQLDRLGEERLVEVVKVPGYPAAAAAESLASQVDDRTAAVLVSAVFFERGVIVPGLGRLAAACAHHGAALLVDAYHALGAIPFPLKPLGLGGAFVVGGGYKYLQLGEGNCFLRTPPGCGLRPVVTGWFSEFAELAEARVPGGIRYGKGPARFAGSTFDPTSAYRGAAVMEFFRDQGLTPAFLREVSQHQVGLLIRTFDGLDLDPGVVRLEEGVRLEERGGFLTLIAPDAGRLCAGLKERGVLTDCRGTTLRFGPAPYLSDDQVAAAMLALAEVARP; translated from the coding sequence ATGACCCGCTCCCTGGCCGAGCTCCGCTGCTCCCCCAATGCGCTGGCCCCGCATTACACGTCGTTCAACGTCGCCGGGCGCCTGCTGCTGACCGGGCACTCGCACCAGGCCTGGCCGGACGCGGGGTTTGCCGCCCAACAGGAAGCCTGGCTCGATGCAGCCCGGTACGTGGACGACAAGTGGGAACACGCCTTCGATCGCGTGCAGCGGGTGCAACGCGGCTACGCGGCCCTGCTGGCGGATGACGACGGCGACATCACCCTTGCGGCCAACACGCACGAACTGGTGGTGCGCTTCCTGTCGGCCCTGCCCCTGCGTGAGCGACCACGGCTCGTCACGACCGACGCCGAGTTCCACACGATCCGGCGCCAGCTGGACCGACTCGGCGAGGAACGCCTGGTCGAAGTGGTGAAGGTTCCGGGGTACCCTGCCGCAGCCGCGGCGGAAAGCCTGGCATCGCAGGTGGACGACCGCACGGCGGCCGTGCTGGTCTCGGCCGTGTTCTTCGAGCGCGGCGTCATCGTGCCGGGCCTGGGCCGCCTGGCCGCCGCCTGCGCGCATCACGGCGCCGCGCTGCTGGTCGACGCCTACCATGCCCTGGGCGCCATCCCCTTTCCCCTGAAGCCCCTGGGGCTCGGTGGCGCCTTCGTGGTCGGGGGCGGCTACAAGTATCTCCAGCTCGGCGAAGGCAACTGCTTCCTGCGCACGCCGCCCGGGTGCGGGCTGCGCCCGGTCGTGACCGGATGGTTCAGCGAATTCGCCGAACTGGCCGAGGCCCGGGTGCCGGGTGGGATCCGGTACGGCAAGGGCCCGGCCCGCTTCGCCGGATCCACCTTCGACCCGACTTCGGCCTACCGGGGCGCTGCCGTGATGGAGTTCTTCCGCGACCAGGGACTCACGCCCGCATTCCTGCGTGAGGTCTCGCAGCACCAGGTGGGGCTGCTCATCCGCACCTTCGATGGACTGGACCTGGACCCCGGCGTGGTGCGCCTGGAAGAGGGCGTGCGCCTGGAGGAGCGCGGCGGCTTCCTGACCCTCATCGCGCCCGACGCCGGGCGGTTGTGCGCGGGCCTGAAGGAACGCGGCGTGCTCACCGATTGCCGCGGCACGACACTGCGTTTCGGCCCGGCGCCCTACCTCTCAGACGACCAGGTTGCGGCGGCGATGCTGGCGCTGGCAGAGGTGGCGCGGCCCTGA